The region GGCCGATGGAGGCCTACGGAGCCGACCCGCTGACCGACGCGGTCGAGCGGGTCCGCGACGCCGGCGTCACCGTGGTCGTGGCCGCGGGCAACACCCCGGACGAGGTCGGCGACCCCGGCTTCCTCCCGCGCGCACTGACGGTGGGGGCCGCCGACCTCACGGACACGCGCGCCTCCGTCGCGTCGTTCAGCGGGTCTGCGACGATCCACGGTGTCCGCAAGCCGGACGTCGTCGCGAGCGGGGTGGGGGTCCTGGGCGTGCTGCCTGCTGACTCGGTCATCGCGCGCTCCTCGACGTCCACGCGCACCGACGGCCTGTGGAAGGGCAGCGGCACCAGCCAGGCCACGGCCGTCACGAGCGGTCTCGCTGCGCTGCTGCTCGCGCGCCACCCGTCGGCGACGCCGGCGCAGGTCAAGGCGTCGCTGCGCGCGGCGGCCGACGACCTCGAGGGACGTCGCGACGGCGCCGGTCTCGTCTCCACCACGACCCGGCTCGTCAGCGGCCCCGACGGCGAGGCGCTCGACGGCTCCGGCGACGACCTGACGGGCGAGGGCTCCTTCCAGGCCAGCACCTGGGGTGCGAGCTCCTGGGGCGCGAGTTCCTGGGGCGCGAGCACCTGGGCGCGCGCGAGCACGTGGGCGGCCAGCACCTGGGCCGCGAGCACCTGGGCCACGGGTCGCTTCCGTCCCGCCGACGACAGCGACGCCTCATGACGGCGAAGGACCCCTTGCGCGTCCTCCGCGCAGTCGCCGCGGGCTGCCTGGCGGTGGCTGCCGTCGTGGCGCCGATGCTCGGCTGGGGCGACGTCACGTGGTGGGCGGTTCCCGCTCTGGCCGTCGCGGTCGCGATGTCGGAGAGCGCCGTCGTCTACCTCACCTTCGGGCGGCAGCGCTGGCAGTTCTCACTGACCGAAGCGGCGATCGGTGTCGCCTGGGTCGTCAGCACCGGCGCATGGACCGTGGTGGCTGCCGTCGTCGGCGTCGCCGCCGCGCAGGCGCTGCGCCAGCAGCCCCGGCTCAAGCTCGTCTTCAACTCCGCGACCTTCGCGGTCGCCACCTCTGCGGGGTCGGCGGTCGCCAGTGCGCTCGGCGGGGGCATCTACGGCGCGTCGCTCGGGATGGTGGCCTTCTGGCTGCTCAACCACGGCCTCGTGGCGCTCGCGGTCGCCCTCACCAGCAGGCGCAGCGTCGTAGGGCTGCTGCTGTCGTCGGCACCCATGTCGCTCGTGCACACCGCCGGCAACTCCTCGATCGGGCTGCTGGCGGCCTTCCTCGCCATGGAGGCGCCGCTCGGGCTGCTCGGCCTGCTCGTGCCGCTGGCGCTGCTGTGGACCTCCTACGACCAGCAGACCCGGCGCAGCGCGGAGGCCGGGCTGTTCGCCGAGCTCGCCCGTGGGCAGGAGCAGGCCACCGGCCGCTCCGCCGACGTCTCCGCCCAGGTCGTCGTCACCGCGGCCGCCCGGCTGCTCGGCGGTGCCGACGTCGAGATGGTGCTGCTCGCCGCCGACGGGCCGGTCCGCTACGCCGGTGACGAGACCGGGGTCACGCAACGCAGACGGGTCGTCGCCGACGCCTTCGACGAGCCCTGGGTCCTGCGTGCCCTCGGCGAGCGCGGGGTCGCCTCGGGCAGCGACGACGGCAGGCCGTTCGTGTCCGCCGTGCTCGGCCAGGCGGACTCCCCGCTCGCCGTGCTGCGCGCCTGTCGGCCGCGCGGTGCCGCCGGCTTCGGTCGTCGCGAGGTGCGACTCGCCCAGGTCCTCGTCGGACAGGCCGAGGCGTGGCTGTCTGTCGCGGAGCTGTCCACCCGCCAGCGCCTCGTCGAGGAGCAGGTCGAGGCAGCCGGTGACTCCGCCCGCGCCCTGGGTGACCTCGGGGCCGCGACCGCCCCCGCCCTCACCGTCCTGCGCGAGTCCGCCGACCGGCTGGCCCGCCTCGCGGAGTCCTCCGGCGGGGTCGACGACATCGTCGAGGAGCTCCACCTCGTCGAGCGGGCGGTGGCCTCGCTCCTCGGCGCGATCGCCCTGGCCGCCGAGCCCGACCTGCTCGGGGGCGCGTCCGACACGGCGCTGCCCCCGCCGGTCCGCCCCGCGACGGACTGGACCACGACCGGCGTGCTGCGGTAGGCCGGGACATGACCTCGCGACCGTCGCGCCAGAGCGGCCTGCCCCTTGCGGTGTGGGCGGGTCTGCTGTGCGGTGGTGCGGTCGTCACGGTCGTCGGCATCACGGCCGCGTTCCTGCGGGCGCGCGGCGCCCTCGACGCCACCGCCGCCGAGGCGCTCGGGCTCGGGGCCAGCGCGGGTCTCCTGCTCGCGCTCACGGCCGTCGTCGGCGCGTCCCGCGTCGCCGCCGGGCTGCGGGGGCTGCACTCCGACGCTGTCGAGCGACTCACCGACCCGAGCGCCCCCGTGGGCCGTCCCGGTTCGCGCCGGCTCGCGGCGCGGGCCTCCACCGAGCTCGCGGAGCTGGCCCGGGTGCTCGACGCGCTGCACCTGCGGGTGCGTGTCGCGGACGACCTCGGGGAGCGTCACCGCCGCGACGCCGAGACCGCCGGGGCGGGCGTCTTCGAGCTGCTGTCCGGCCTGGTCGCCGCGGAGGAGGGCGCCCGCGGGCAGCTCGCCGCGGAACTCCACGACACCGTGGCCCAGTCGCTGATGATCGCGCGCGGGCTGCTCGCAGGGAAGCCGACCGAGCCCCACGAGATCGCCAAGCTGACCGACTACGTCGAGGACGCCGAGGAGCAGGTCCGCGCTGTCATGGCGCGCACCCGCCCGCCGGCGCTGCGCGAGGGCGACCTCGCCTCGGCGGTCGGCGGCCTGCGCCTGGACATGGAGGCGCGCTACGGCCTACAGGTCGCGGTCACGTGGCCGGAGTCGGCGTACCCCTTGCCCCTGGCCAGTGCCGTGACGGTCTACCGCTTCTTCCAGGAGGCGCTGCTCAACGTCGTCAAGCACGCCGACGTCGACGACGCCGCTGTGTCGCTCGTCGTCGACGAGGACTGCGTCGTGGCGTCGGTGCGCGACGAGGGGCCGGGCTTCGACCCGGCCTCGGTGCGCCCGGACCGCGGGCGTCACGTCGGTCTGGGTCTGCTGCGCGAGCGGGCCCGGCTCTCGGGCGGGAGCCTCGAGGTCGACGCGGCGCCCGGGGCGGGTACGACGTTGACGCTGCGGCTGCCGCGCCCGTCGTCGGCGGTCGCCCCGCCGGAGCTCGCGGTGCCGGTGCCGACGCAGGCCGAGCCGGTCGACCGGCGCAACCGGGTGCGTCTCTAGCGCTCGGCCAGTCCGTGATCAGCGCGCGGTTCCGCTCGGTACCCGTGGGGCGGTACCGCGCGGTTCCGCGCGGTGATCACGAGAGCGCGGCTAGCGGCGCAGTGCGGTGACGCCGACCGGCGGGAGGCCGGCCGTGGAGCTGAGCAGGTCGCACCACGCCCGCAGGTGGCGGCCCAGCTCGACCGCGCCGGATGGCCCGGCGACCGCGGTCCACGAGGCGCGGACCTCGACCTCGTTGGTCTCGTCGGGCTCCTCGAGCTGGCCGAAGCGGCGCGACGAGGTGCGGGTCACGGTGCCGCCGGCGGCGGTGTGGGCCGCGCCGCGCTCGACGAGAGCCTCCTCGAGCCACTGCCACCCGACGCCCGCGAGGGCAGGGTCCGCGGCCATCTCGGCGTCGACGTCGGCGGAGACGAAGGCCACGACGCGGGTGTCGCCCCGCCAGCCCTCCTGGCCCGCCGGGTCGTGCAGCACGACGAAGCGGCCGCTCGCGACCTCCTCGCCGTCGCGGGTGACCTCGGCAGACAGCGCCAGGGCGTGCGGAGCGAGCTTGCGGGGGGCGGGCACCTCGGTGATGACCAGGCCCGGGCGCGTCGCGTCGGGGATCGCGCCGAAGACGCCGTCACGCAGCCCCGCGAAGGGGTCGACCGGCTCGACGGGGAGTGCCACCCTGGAAGCGTAGGTCGCCGTCGCGATCACGGCACGCACCTAGGCTTCGCCGCGTGTCGGCTGCCCTCGCTCTGCTCTCCAGCCTCCTGTGGGGCACCAGCGACTACCTCGGCGGCGCGGCCAGCCGCCGGCTGCCCATCCCGAGCGTCCTCGGGCTCGCCCAGCTCGTCGCGTTGCTCGGTCTGGTGCCGCTCGCCGTCGTGACCGGTGAGCTCACCGCGGAGCGGTCCTACGCCGCGCCCGCCATCGGTGCCGGGCTCGTCGGCGTCGTCGCGCTCGGGGCGTTCTACCGTGCGCTGGCCGTCGGCACGATGGGCGTCGTCGCCCCCATCGCGGCCCTCGGCGTGGTCGTCCCCGTCGTCGCCGGCCTGCTCGACGGCGAGCGCCCGAGCACGCTCCAGATCGCGGGCATCCTGGTCGCCGTCGCGGGCGTGGTCCTCGCGAGCGGCCCGGAGCTCTCCTGCAAGGCGGGCCTCGAACCCCTCCTGCTCGCCGCGCTCGCGGCGGTCGGCTTCGGTGTCGTGCTGCTGCTCGTCGCGCAGGGCTCCGAGGACGGCGGCTCGGTCGTCATGGTGCTGCTCACGATGCGGCTCACCGTGGTGCTGCTGCTCACCGTCCTGCTCGTCGCGCTGGTGCTGTCGCGCCGCCGGACCTGGGAGCTCGGGGTGCGCCGGGGCGACCTCGGGCTGCTCGTCGCGATCGGCATCGGTGACGTCGCGGCCAACGGTGCCTACGCCGTCGCGAGCCAGTCCTCGCTGGTCAGCGTCACGGCCGTGCTCGCCTCGCTCTACCCGGTCATGACCGCCCTGCTGGCCTACCGCTTCGACGGCGAGCGCCTGCGGCCGATCCAGGTCGGGGGGACGGCCCTCGCACTGGCCGGGGTGGTCCTGCTCGCCGCGGGCTGATCCGTCAGGCGCTGCGACGGACGGCGTGGCGGGTGACGGACGTCGTCTCGAGCAGGACCCCGGCGACGAGCGCGAGGCCGCACTCCACGCAGGCGAGGTCGAGGCAGTCGAGACCGTGACCGTCCTCGCACGGCGGCGCCTCGAAGGGCGTGTCGGTCTCGCAACCCGCGCACCAGCGGAACTTCAGCACGGTCACTCACCTCCTGTCCCACGGGCCGTCCGGCCCGCGGTCACCACCGTCGCACCGACCTCCGACAAAGCCGGTCAGGCGCGCCGTGGGAGGCTCGTCGCGATGACCGCCACCCCCCACGACTCCACCTTCCTGCGCGCCTGCCGCCGCGAGCCCGTCGAGCACACCCCGGTGTGGTTCATGCGCCAGGCCGGCCGTGCGCTGCCGGAGTACCGCGCGCTCCGCGAGGGCACCGGGATGCTCGAGTCCTGCTTCCGCCCCGACATGGTCACAGAGATCACCCTGCAGCCCGTACGCCGCTTCGGCGTCGACGCGGCCATCTTCTTCAGCGACATCGTGGTGCCCCTCAAGGCGATCGGGGTCGACCTCGACATCGTGGCCGGCGTCGGACCGGTCGTCGCGGAGCCCTTCCGCACCCGCGCGGACCTCGACCGGCTGCCCGAGCTCGTCGACGTCCCCGAGGTCGCCGAGGCCGTCCGACTGCTCGTCGCGGAGCTCGGCGCGACGCCGCTCATCGGCTTCGCCGGCGCGCCGTTCACGCTCGCGTCGTACCTGGTCGAGGGTGGACCGTCGAAGGACCAGTGCAGGACCAAGGCCCTGATGTACGGCGACCCCGCCCTGTGGGACGCCCTCATGGAGCGGCTGGCGCAGATCGCCCTGGCGTTCCTGCGCGTGCAGGTCGACGCCGGCGCGAGCGCGGTGCAGCTGTTCGACTCGTGGGTGGGCGCGCTGCCTGCCGCGGACTACCGCCGCTACGTCGCGCCGCACTCGCAGCGCATCCTCGCGGGTGTCGCGGACGTGCCGCGGATCCACTTCGGCGTCGGCACGGGTGAGCTGCTGCACGACATGGGCGCGGTCGGCGCGGACGTCGTCGGCGTCGACTGGCGGGTGCCGCTCGACGAGGCGGTGCGCCGGGTCGGCCCGGGCAAGGCCGTGCAGGGCAACCTCGACCCGACGCTGGTCTTCGCGCCGTGGGAGGTCCTGGAGGCCAAGGTCCGCGAGACGGTGGCGCTGGGCCGGGCCGCGGAGGGGCACGTGTTCAACCTGGGCCACGGCGTGCTGCCGGAGACCGACCCCGACGTACTCACCCGCGTCGTCGAGACCGTCCACGGGGCGTAGCGCCAGACGGTGCCGGGGCCGCAGCGGGCCTGGTCCCCAGCACACCGCGGGCCTGGTCCCCAGCACACCGGTGGGGCGCCTTGCTGCACTGCACGCCCTCCGCGTGCACTGCACAACCCGCACTATCCGAGTGCAGCGTGCGCACTGCACGCTGCCCGCGTGCAGTGCAGCAAGGCGCCGGGTCGGTGTGTCGGGGCCGGCAACGCCGGTGCGGCGCCGGGACCGCGGCCTGGTCGGACCCAAGACGTCCAGGTGCCGTGGTGGGAGCGTGCGCCACGAGGCGGACACGCGGCCGACCCGGTGCGGGCGGGTGAGGTGGACGTCGTGGGTCCGGTCACCGGTGAGCGGGCCCCGCCCCCCGGGTCAGCGGGCGCGCATCGTCCGGGCGGCGACCGCGGCGGACAGCAGCAGCACCGCAGCCGCACCGACCAGTGCGGCCCGCGTCGACCCGACGAAGGACGCCTCGGCCGCGGTCCGCAGCTGCAGCAGGGCCTCGAGCGCGACCGTCCCCCCAGTGGCCGCGAGCACCCCGTCGGTGGAGGTCTCGCCGCGCAGCACCGTGTCGACGACGACCTCGGCGGGGCCGGGGGAGACCCCCAGCGCGAGCAGCCGTGACGTCAGGTCCGCGGCGAGGCGCGAGACGACCAGCGCGCCGAGGCCGGCGACCGCGACGACCCCACCGAGCTCGCGCGCGACGTTGACGGTCGCGGCGCCGAGCCCGGAGCGGTCCACCGAGACCGCGTCGAGGCTCTGCGCGACGACGGGCGCGCCGGTCAGCCCGAGCCCGACCCCCGTGATGCCGAGCGTCACCGCGAGCGGGACCGTCCCGACCTCGGGGCTCAGGACGACCGCGGTCGCGGCCACACCGGCAGCCGCGACGACCAGACCCGCGACGACCGGCAGGCGCGGCCCGCGGGCGACGGCGAGCCGGGCGGCGGCGGGCGCGACCACGACCAGGCCGACGGTGAGCGGCAGCAGGCGCAGCGCCGTGGGGAGCGCCTCGAGGTCGACGACGAGCTGCAGGAACAGGCTGACGAAGACCAGCAGCACGAAGACCGCGAGCGAGGCCGCGAAGGCCGCGGTCGTCGCGCCGACGAACGGCCGGTCGCGCAGGAGCCCGAGCGGCAGCAGCGGGTCGGCGGTGCGTCGCTCGACGACGGCGAAGGCGACCAGCAGCAGGACCCCGGCGACGGCGGGCAGGACCGCGTCACCGAGCCCGTCGCGGCCGAGCCGGACCACGGCGTAGGTCAGCGCCGCCAGCCCGCCCGCGGCCAGCACCTGCCCGGGCACGTCGAGCCGCCGGCCCGGCGTCGCGGGCTCGCTCGGTGCGGTCGCGGCGATGACCGCGACCCCCGCGCACAGCGGCAGGTTGACCCAGAACACCCACGGCCAGCCGCGCGCCTCGACCAGCAGCCCGCCGACGATCGGCCCCGCGACGAGGGCCAGTGCGCCGGTGGCCGCCCACACGCCGACGGCGCGGCCACGACGGGCAGGGTCGGGGTACGCCGAGGCCAGCACCGCGAGCGCCCCCGGCAGCACGAGCGCGGCCCCCGCGCCCTGCAGGGCCCGCCAGCCGATGAGCGCCGACGCGCTGTCAGCCGTCGCGCACAGGGCGCTCGCGGCGGAGAAGACGACCAGCCCGGCCAGCAGCGTGCGCCGCCGCCCGAGGACGTCGGCGAGCGCCCCGCCGGTGAGCAGCAGCGCCGCGAGCGCGACGGTGTAGGAGGTGACGACCCCCTGCAGTCCCGAGACGCCGACGTCGAGGTCGCGCTGCACGTCGCGCAGGGCCACCGACACGACGGTGTTGTCGAGCGTCGCCGTGAAGGCCGCGAGGGACGTCGCGACGAGGACGAGGCTGGGGCGGGCGCGCACCCGCCGGACGCTATGCCCTGGTGTCGACCGCTGGCGCGACGACCGTCCCACGCGTCGTCCAACGGCGGGCCGCCCACGCCGCGAGGAGCACGAAGGGCAGGAACGGCAGCAGCGCCCCGGCGGTCGCGGCCACGACCCGGGCCGTCGACGTGAAGGCGTCCCAGCCGTTGCGCAGCCCGCCGGTGAAGCCGAGCTGCTCCTCGGGGTCGCTCGGCAGCGTGGTGCCGTCGCCGACCAGCGTCAGGGTGACCGTCGACATCGCGACCCGGTCCTCGACCGCGCGCATCCGGGCCGTCAACGACTCGAGCTCTGCCTCCCGCTTGGCGAGCTCGCCTTCGATCTTCACGACGTCGCCGAGGCCCGACGCCCGCTCGAGCAGCGCCCGGACCCGTGCGACCGAGGCGCGCTGCGTCGCGACCCGGCTGTCGAGGTCGACGAGCTCCTCGGTGACGTCAGCGCTCGTCACTGCCCGCTCCCGCTCGTCGCCGAGAGCCGCCAGCTTGTCGACGGTGGCGTCGAGCGTGGTGCCCGGGACCCGCAGGGTGAGCACCGACCGCGCGTCGTCCGCCCCGGCCGTGCTCTGCTCGCCGGCCAGCTCGCCGCCGGCTCCCTGGGCCAGGGTCCGCGCCGAGTCGGCCGCTTTGCGGACGTCCTCGACCTCGACGACGAGCGTGGCGGTGCGCACGACGGCGCGCAGGACGGCGCTGACCCGCCCGCGGTCAGCGGTGCTCCCGCCCGTGGTGCCACCCGTCGTCGCGCCTCCGGTCGACCCGCTGCTCCCACCGTCACCGGGAGCCTTGGCGGCCCCGTTGGCGACGGGAGCGGCGCCGGACATGCCGGTCGCCGACTCATCGCTGCTGTCGGCGGAGCAGCCGGCGAGGACCAGCACCAGCAGGGGGGCGAGCAGGGCGGCAGCGGGTCGTCTCACGAGGGCCTCCGAGGGCGTTACCGGCCGGGTCCGGTGCTGCTGCGACGCAGCGCGCGCAGCCCCGGTTGCAGCACGCCGGTCACGGATGCGTCTCGGCCTCTAGGGTCGGTCTGTGCCCACGCCCCCGACCGTCGCCGTCGTCGGTGGCGGGATGGCCGGCCTGGCCGCAGCCGCCGAGCTGACCGCAGCCGGCGCGCGCGTGATCGTCCTCGAGGCCTCCGGAAGGGTCGGCGGCAAGCTGCGCAGCTCCGAGGTCGGCGGGCTCGTCGTCGACGAGGGCGCGGACGCGTTCCTGCTGCGGGTGCCCGAGGCCGCGGAGCTCGCGGCGTACGCCGGGGTCGAGGTCACGAGCCCCGCCACCGCAGAGGCGGCCGTGTGGTCGCGCGGGCGGATGTGCCCGCTGCCGACCGGGACCCTGCTGGGCATCCCGGCCGACCTCGCGAGCCTGGCCCGCTCGGAGCTGCTGAGTGCCCGCGGGCTCGCCCGCGTCCCGCTCGACCTCGCCCTGCCCGGCGCGCCTGTCGTGGACGACGTGAGCGTCGGCGAGCTCGTCGCGAAGCGGCTCGGTCGCGAGGTCGTCGAGCGGCTCGTCGACCCGCTGCTCGGCGGGGTCTACGCCGGCCGCGCCGACCGGATCTCGCTGCAGGCCGCGCTGCCCCAGCTCGTCGCGCCGCTGCTGAGGCACCGCTCGCTGCTGCTCGCCGCGCGCGAGGTCACTACCGCGCCGAAGGGGGCCGGCCCGGTCTTCGGCGGCGTCGTCGGCGGGATGGGCCTGCTGCCCGCGGCCGTCGCGCGCGCGACCGGCGCCGAGGTCCGGTTGCAGACCGTCGTGCGGAGCCTCGAGCGCACCCCGACCGGCTGGCGGCTCGAGACCGGCAGTGCGGCCGATCCCCAGCACCTCGACGTCGACGCCGTCGTCCTCGCCGTCCCGGCTGCGGCGGCCGCCAGGCTGCTGCGCGACGTCGTCCCGACCGCCGCCGCCGAGCTCGCCACCGTCGAGTCCGCCAGCGTCGGCATCGTCACGCTCGTCCTCGACGGGCCGACGCCCGGCCGGGGGAGCGGCTACCTCGTGCCCGCCGTCGACGGCCGCACCACCAAGGCCGTGACCTTCACCAGCCGCAAGTGGGCCCACCTCGCCGGAGACCTCTGCGTCGTACGCGCCTCGGTCGGTCGTCACGGCGACGAGGTCGAGCTGCAGCGCGACGACGCCGAGCTCGTCGCGATCGTCCGCCAGGAGCTCCAGGACGCCGTCGGGCCGCTGCCGCCGGTGGTCGACAGTCGAGTCACGAGGTGGGGCGGCGGGCTCCCGCAGTACGCCGTCGGCCACCTCGACAAGGTCGCCCGGGTCCGCCGCGCCGTCGCCGCGCGCCCGGGTCTCGCGGTGGGCGGAGCGGCGTACGACGGGGTCGGTGTGCCGGCCGTCGTGCGCAGTGGCCGGGCCGCGGCGCGGGCCGCGCTGGCCTCCCTCACAATGGGGTCATGACCGAGTCGACCGCGCCCTCGCCCGCATCGGCCAAGGAGCTCAACGAGCAGCTCCTCTACACGATGTACGCCGTCTTCCGCGCCGAGACGCGGCTGCCCGACGAGGCGCGTCAGGAGCTGGCCGCGGAGGCGCAGACGTTCCTCGACGAGGCGCTGCACAAGGACGTCTACACCCGCGGGACCTACGACGTGTCGGGCTACAAGGGCGACGCCGACCTGCTCGTGTGGTGGACCTGCCCGGACCCCGACGTGCTGCAGGACACCTACGCGCGGTTCCGCCAGACGGGTCTCGGTCGCCACCTGGCGCCGGTCTGGTCGAGCGTCGGCCTGCACCGGCCGGCGGAGTTCAACCGCAACCACATCCCGGCCTACGTCCGGCGCGAGGACCCCAAGCGCTACGTCTGCGTCTACCCCTTCAACCGCTCGCTCGACTGGTACCTCCTGCCCGACTACGAGCGCCGCGGCATGCTCGCCGAGCACGGCCTGCAGGGACGCGAGTTCGAGGACGTGCGGGCCAACACCGTCGCGGCCTTCGGCCTCGGTGACTACGAGTGGCTGCTGGCCTTCGAGGCCGACGAGCTGCACCGCATCGTCGACTGCCTGCGCCACCTGCGCTCGTCGCGGGCCCGGCTGCACACCAAGCTCGAGACCCCGTTCTTCAGCGGGGTCAGCAAGCCGCTCGCCGACCTGGTCCGCTCCCTGCCCTGACACCCCGAGCGTCCACAGGACTAGCGGTCGGCGACCTCGAGCTCGACGGACTCCGACAGCGAGCGCAGCGCGGCCGGGTCGGTGGGCAGCTCGAACCAGATCCCCTTCGCCCGGCCCCGCAGGCCGTCGGTCCCGGTCGGACCCCACCGGGTGGCGAGCGCCTCGACCATGCCGAGGCCGCGGCCGGTCGCGGCCTCGAGCCGGTTGACGCGGCGGTGGACCTTGACGGGGGAGTCGTCGAGCACGCTGAAGCGCACGGCCCCCTCGACGACGGCGACCTCGACGCGGTAGCCGCTGCGGGCGTGCAGGACGGCGTTGGTCGCCACCTCGCTGATGAGCAGCAGCGCGGTGTCGACGAGGTCGTCGAGCTCGCCGAGCTCGGCGGCCTCCAGCGAGGCGCGCACGAAGCGGCGCGCGGTACGGACGCTCGAGGGGTCGCCCGGCAGGTCGACGGCCTGCACCACCTCAGACCTCCCGCTCGTCAAGGGCCGCGACGCGGCGATCCGCGTCCACCTTGCAGTGTCCCGCTGCGGCCCGCGACCGGACTGCTCCGTTCGGCGTAACGCTACTCGGCAGGCGCGAGCCGGAT is a window of Mycobacteriales bacterium DNA encoding:
- a CDS encoding ATP-binding protein encodes the protein MTSRPSRQSGLPLAVWAGLLCGGAVVTVVGITAAFLRARGALDATAAEALGLGASAGLLLALTAVVGASRVAAGLRGLHSDAVERLTDPSAPVGRPGSRRLAARASTELAELARVLDALHLRVRVADDLGERHRRDAETAGAGVFELLSGLVAAEEGARGQLAAELHDTVAQSLMIARGLLAGKPTEPHEIAKLTDYVEDAEEQVRAVMARTRPPALREGDLASAVGGLRLDMEARYGLQVAVTWPESAYPLPLASAVTVYRFFQEALLNVVKHADVDDAAVSLVVDEDCVVASVRDEGPGFDPASVRPDRGRHVGLGLLRERARLSGGSLEVDAAPGAGTTLTLRLPRPSSAVAPPELAVPVPTQAEPVDRRNRVRL
- a CDS encoding DUF3000 domain-containing protein, whose product is MALPVEPVDPFAGLRDGVFGAIPDATRPGLVITEVPAPRKLAPHALALSAEVTRDGEEVASGRFVVLHDPAGQEGWRGDTRVVAFVSADVDAEMAADPALAGVGWQWLEEALVERGAAHTAAGGTVTRTSSRRFGQLEEPDETNEVEVRASWTAVAGPSGAVELGRHLRAWCDLLSSTAGLPPVGVTALRR
- a CDS encoding DMT family transporter, whose product is MSAALALLSSLLWGTSDYLGGAASRRLPIPSVLGLAQLVALLGLVPLAVVTGELTAERSYAAPAIGAGLVGVVALGAFYRALAVGTMGVVAPIAALGVVVPVVAGLLDGERPSTLQIAGILVAVAGVVLASGPELSCKAGLEPLLLAALAAVGFGVVLLLVAQGSEDGGSVVMVLLTMRLTVVLLLTVLLVALVLSRRRTWELGVRRGDLGLLVAIGIGDVAANGAYAVASQSSLVSVTAVLASLYPVMTALLAYRFDGERLRPIQVGGTALALAGVVLLAAG
- the hemE gene encoding uroporphyrinogen decarboxylase, with translation MTATPHDSTFLRACRREPVEHTPVWFMRQAGRALPEYRALREGTGMLESCFRPDMVTEITLQPVRRFGVDAAIFFSDIVVPLKAIGVDLDIVAGVGPVVAEPFRTRADLDRLPELVDVPEVAEAVRLLVAELGATPLIGFAGAPFTLASYLVEGGPSKDQCRTKALMYGDPALWDALMERLAQIALAFLRVQVDAGASAVQLFDSWVGALPAADYRRYVAPHSQRILAGVADVPRIHFGVGTGELLHDMGAVGADVVGVDWRVPLDEAVRRVGPGKAVQGNLDPTLVFAPWEVLEAKVRETVALGRAAEGHVFNLGHGVLPETDPDVLTRVVETVHGA
- a CDS encoding MFS transporter codes for the protein MRARPSLVLVATSLAAFTATLDNTVVSVALRDVQRDLDVGVSGLQGVVTSYTVALAALLLTGGALADVLGRRRTLLAGLVVFSAASALCATADSASALIGWRALQGAGAALVLPGALAVLASAYPDPARRGRAVGVWAATGALALVAGPIVGGLLVEARGWPWVFWVNLPLCAGVAVIAATAPSEPATPGRRLDVPGQVLAAGGLAALTYAVVRLGRDGLGDAVLPAVAGVLLLVAFAVVERRTADPLLPLGLLRDRPFVGATTAAFAASLAVFVLLVFVSLFLQLVVDLEALPTALRLLPLTVGLVVVAPAAARLAVARGPRLPVVAGLVVAAAGVAATAVVLSPEVGTVPLAVTLGITGVGLGLTGAPVVAQSLDAVSVDRSGLGAATVNVARELGGVVAVAGLGALVVSRLAADLTSRLLALGVSPGPAEVVVDTVLRGETSTDGVLAATGGTVALEALLQLRTAAEASFVGSTRAALVGAAAVLLLSAAVAARTMRAR
- a CDS encoding DUF4349 domain-containing protein, with translation MRRPAAALLAPLLVLVLAGCSADSSDESATGMSGAAPVANGAAKAPGDGGSSGSTGGATTGGTTGGSTADRGRVSAVLRAVVRTATLVVEVEDVRKAADSARTLAQGAGGELAGEQSTAGADDARSVLTLRVPGTTLDATVDKLAALGDERERAVTSADVTEELVDLDSRVATQRASVARVRALLERASGLGDVVKIEGELAKREAELESLTARMRAVEDRVAMSTVTLTLVGDGTTLPSDPEEQLGFTGGLRNGWDAFTSTARVVAATAGALLPFLPFVLLAAWAARRWTTRGTVVAPAVDTRA
- the hemG gene encoding protoporphyrinogen oxidase encodes the protein MPTPPTVAVVGGGMAGLAAAAELTAAGARVIVLEASGRVGGKLRSSEVGGLVVDEGADAFLLRVPEAAELAAYAGVEVTSPATAEAAVWSRGRMCPLPTGTLLGIPADLASLARSELLSARGLARVPLDLALPGAPVVDDVSVGELVAKRLGREVVERLVDPLLGGVYAGRADRISLQAALPQLVAPLLRHRSLLLAAREVTTAPKGAGPVFGGVVGGMGLLPAAVARATGAEVRLQTVVRSLERTPTGWRLETGSAADPQHLDVDAVVLAVPAAAAARLLRDVVPTAAAELATVESASVGIVTLVLDGPTPGRGSGYLVPAVDGRTTKAVTFTSRKWAHLAGDLCVVRASVGRHGDEVELQRDDAELVAIVRQELQDAVGPLPPVVDSRVTRWGGGLPQYAVGHLDKVARVRRAVAARPGLAVGGAAYDGVGVPAVVRSGRAAARAALASLTMGS
- a CDS encoding chlorite dismutase family protein translates to MTESTAPSPASAKELNEQLLYTMYAVFRAETRLPDEARQELAAEAQTFLDEALHKDVYTRGTYDVSGYKGDADLLVWWTCPDPDVLQDTYARFRQTGLGRHLAPVWSSVGLHRPAEFNRNHIPAYVRREDPKRYVCVYPFNRSLDWYLLPDYERRGMLAEHGLQGREFEDVRANTVAAFGLGDYEWLLAFEADELHRIVDCLRHLRSSRARLHTKLETPFFSGVSKPLADLVRSLP
- a CDS encoding ATP-binding protein; translated protein: MVQAVDLPGDPSSVRTARRFVRASLEAAELGELDDLVDTALLLISEVATNAVLHARSGYRVEVAVVEGAVRFSVLDDSPVKVHRRVNRLEAATGRGLGMVEALATRWGPTGTDGLRGRAKGIWFELPTDPAALRSLSESVELEVADR